The nucleotide sequence ctcaTTCCGAACTATATGGATTGAAGTTGTTTTGAACAagatttatttactttttgatgaaattttttaacaagattttatatatatgcaATTATTAATAAGCTATCACAATCAACCTAACTACGATCCAAGAATTACTTGATTTatttatagggttaaatatgttattggtccctacattttaccCTCCTTTAAAGAATAGTtcctacatttcaataaatatttttaaaatccctacatttatATTCCGTTAGGGTAAATAGTCTCTGCTGTTAAATTATACTCAATCACCAAACAGAATGGTGATGTCGCAATCTGATATTTATTTCATTaccattattatttataaaaaatttaaatacaaccccttttaacaaaaacaaaataaaacaagtaaATTACAATAAAATGCTCCTCAAGTGGCTGCCCAGAAATTCATCATCCTTCCCAAAACTCTCATCATCTCAACAACTTCAATAAACACATAAATATTTCTCCCACATTGAGACTATTCATCAATCATCATGTTATATCATAGAGATTAATGGATCCAATAATAGCACATTGGTATCAAATCCTCCACCTTTCCACACAATAAGAGATCTTTAACTCGCTAGTCACCACCGAACATTCCACAACAAGAGATTTTAACTCACTAGTTTCAATCAACTCTTCTTCCTTTCACGACACCTCAAACACAATCAATAGCACCTCCCTCCAGTCACCTATGTAATCCTCTCTGTCCCCCCACTTCATAAATTCTTTATCACCCCCTCTCTCGCCTAATTTTATTCCACCATTAAAGCCTCTCCCGATTCCGATCAAACCTCGCAGATACAACAAATTTCGCGGAGAGAGAGGAGTCTGAAGGAAGGGAAGTGAGGTTTCACGATCGAAACGCAACAACACCCATGAAATGAGGTTTCAAAATCAGGGAATCTCCGCATGTGACATGGCCACGGTCGATGCCGAAATCTCCGTCGGCGATGGAGACAGGAGAAAAAGGACCAAGGACGAGAGAGAAGGGGAACAGGTTGATGTGCAAGGTCGGATCGGAAAACAAAGAGAGTGGGAGCTAATAAGATTGAAGGACAAAATTTATAGTGTGGAATATTTTTTGGATCTGGAAAAATATAAAGGTACAAAGGAGAGTGACTGATAGGCTTTGACAAAATTTTTACGAAAATTTGTGGgcctattttgtttttggtgcgGTGGTAGTAAGTTTGGTGGTGTTGGTAGAGAGAAGATCTAAGGAGCAAGAGATAGTAGTGGTGGTATCTGATGAAGAAAAGCATGAACAAGAAGATGAAAGTAAACAATATTGTTGAAGCGTTACAGAATTGACGGGAGGGACTATTTGTCCTAACGGAGTAAAAATttgggattttaaaaacatttattgaaatgtagggactattctttAAAGGAGGGTAaaatatagggaccaaaaacatatttaacccttatttaTAAGCTATAACCATCCATATATCTATAGTTACCATTTGACTTTTACTTTACGTAGGGTTGACCTAGATGTGCACTGCAAAGATGTAAAAAATAGATTGGGGGAGGAAACTGCTtctgatttcttcttctttgttacTTCTAAGGTTTTCTTCACAAACAATGGGTGCAATGCCAAAACAAAACTATaccaaaaatcaaacaaaaaaagttgggacaacatttatattttaaaaggatttttttttttccttcaattttgtcaaaataaaatccTCAAAAGTCCTCaataaattaaaagttattgcaaaaataacataatttagaggttctttttacaaaaaaatggGTTATAATGGTCCAAATAAAAGTCCTTATGCTTTGTTGGTTTGTCACcactagaaaagaaaaaactaaaaaagagaaatttttaCGTGAACTCTCATCTAATACGTCATTCTTACACCCAGCTAATTAAAACCCAACacctcattaaaataattaaaaaaaatatatggggATTTCCTTTTAATCACATCTCGCATCGATGCGTCGCTTGACGACGACTTCTCTCAATGAGGCTTGAGCCCTTTCTTCCTTAATCTATCCTAACTATTCCCTTATTGAGGCAGAGTTTTCCTGAGGCGAGGGTGGATATGACGTTTTTCAGTTAAGTTCTTTAACTTCCACTTGTATGATCAAGGCCGGCCATAGCCCGTCGAAGCTGGGCTATGCCATTGGGCCTCAAATTTTTTTGGGcccaaaatacttttttttatatgtaatacACTAAAATAATAGTTATATACAATTAAAGTGAGAAATATTCAAACTGATCAGAGAGCTTCAGTGGCGCGACCATTCATGTTTGACTGTGTGGTCATGGGTTAAAGTCCCATTGTAGTgtactttttaataatttttctatatagtgccttatttatttattttttgggtccaaaatttaattttttttacttctcttaaaaactaaaaatgggCCTACGAACTTGTTAAGACGGCCCAAGGTATGATGGTTTCCATTCCATAggttaagagaagaaaattgttgttcacacttcatATAAGGCTGAAAAACATCtgtaaatgaccaaaatgacccttcggtagttaactaccgatgatATGAACCGACGACAGTTAACTATTGAGGttccatcggcagttaactgccattgcaatttaaaaaaaaaaactcaatcgGCACTTGAGTTGTTTTTAGCCTTATATGAAGTGcgaacaacaattttcttaatAGATTAGTAGAAGAATAAGGTGTGGTTCTATAGGTCCATAAGTTGTGTGGAGCTCTTTACCTTGATTCCCCTTGGATTCCTCCAATCATCTTTATAGCCCCCCCTGAGTATCACTATGTTTCGCCCTTTACATTGCATGGGTCGAACTACGTACCATTGGATTATAATTGGAGGGTCCATATTGGCGTCGAGTATCACGTCACCCTATTGTGCCCTTTACAAGACATTGGTTGAACGATTGTTGGATTATAATTGGAGGGATCATATCGACTTTCTTGATACTTTGCGGCTTTTTGCGGCATAGGTGATCCTTAGTTGAACCAGACACCGTGTTAGGTCTTGACGGGTCTTGACTCAGTTCTGAACAATATTTgtatatgatataattttttttagcttatcaattaaataagtttttatgttaattcataagttttcATTAATGAAAATGGTAtcttcataaactattttttataaatacctTGAGATACTTATGAATAATATACATAAAACCTTATTtattaacataaacaaaaaaaataagtcaatcgaAACAGTTTCTCCTTCGTgtcagaggggtgatttagggtcaattttgacccaaaaatcacccctccGAGTTGTTTTTCATTATATCCTAAtcgaataagtgatttcacatattttcagttttctttcgtttgtttttgtgatttcgtcgtctttgcacgactctgtttgttttgatttcccgtctttgtgcggtgtgttttttatttctcatcTTAGTGcgttgtttatttgatttaggttgaaagattagctttgagcaagtgcagattcgatcaatgactttggcatcgtcaacgttgcagatccagagacatgagtattccggagacttgaatatagtcatacttgtaggcatatgtactttgtcgttttatgctaataacatggatgctgtgagtttgttcataaatccatcctttttgtttttagcgaatatggatttgtattgtatcaatgtactctatcaatttgaatgaatgaatatcgtttatttttgtcaaaaaaaaaaagtcaatccaaacggtctgatatctttttttttttttttttttgtagtgaccAGGGTGTgaacatattttatgtattgtcccaaccaactgagctaataTCACGAGGACAAACAGTCCGATATCTTAAACATATGTATAATATTTcgtcaaaaaatatttaaaataaaaagattcgtcagaagaatatatatatatttttatgaaagattcACAGTAAAAAGACATACAATTGTATGGGccgaaaaagaaaagaagactagtgtttgaactttgaagagAAACAGTAGGGTTTCATAGTTGTGTATTATTATATAAAGCTACGCGTATATGAATTAGAGGCCGCACAAGATTTGTATTATataaagattttgaagaaaataaagcTACGCAAATCAATGGAATACAAAGTCTTATGGAGTTCTTGGAATTGAAGTGAAGTGTTTCAAGTTTTAGAGAAAATATTCATCCTCTATTAAGgttattcttcttctcttttatttcgatGAACAATGGTATTttgatttagtttttgtttACCATAACGAGCCGTTAAACCATCTTCTGGTATCTTTCACGGAACCTGTAATCACTCTTTGCATTTTAACAATTACCAAATTGATCAACGATTTCATTTGATTGTTGGATTTATCGGATAAGTGAGACTAGAAATTATTGCATGACCAACCCTAATTCTAGATGATACTTTTCTTAAGAAGcaagaaatttgtttttgttagacAACCCTTTAAAAGGTAATGAGTTAaaaagtttagtttttattagaaaataaaaaataaaaaattgtttttgtgctATGTTGGTTGAGGTTGGTATTGTTGATATTTGGGTTCATATTTGATGTGGAGGAGAAGACTTCAACAGTGATTACTGCTCTGCTTTATAACGCATAAATATACTTCCAAAACTAAGGcggtgttttattatttttaattatctaaCATCAAAGccattaattgttattttatatttttcattaagtGGGTGTTACATTGTTTATATCCTTTCTATATGTGGTCTTAATCTTTTTAGTCAACGTTTGTGGTCTTAATATCAAGAATCTCACTTTCTTTTACAATACAATCAGAGTTGTACTGAGGgataaaaattcaacaacaatgaCTAGCAAAAGGGGAAATAAGCATACACTCTCTGCTTCTACTATTCGTTTCTTCAGAGTTATTACCACACCAATTCTTCAAGATGGAAAGCTTGTAAGTTATTAGTACATTTTTCCTtcacattttgttttcttttttgaattttcactttatgATGGCACAAAGGTTGTAAGTTTTTAGTACATTTTGTTATATCTTTTTAgcttattatttttctctctaaaagtTTTAACTTAGGGAAAAGcaaaaatagacaaaaattAACCCTTCGATAATGGGAATAAAAAGACATTTGAACAATTTCTCGTAGGGTCATGTTAAaatttcaatgtgttgaatacaTAAATCGTAAGATAAAATTTACACTCAACGTGTCTTTATGACATttattaacatttctctttctcttgcATTGCTTGTGAATCTCTTTATATGTATGCTAACATACGCAATTCCATGCGTTGTAGATGATACCAAAAGGTTTCACTAGGGACCATATGAGTGACATGTTAAACCCAGTGTTTCTCAAGACTCCAGATGGCAAAAAATGGGAAATGTGCACGACTAAAATCAATGGGGATATTTGGTTTCAAAAGGGTTGGAAAGAATTTGCTACATATTATTCACTAGATCATGGGCACATGGTATTATTTCAATATGAAGAAAACTCTCATTTTGTGGTGCATATATTTTCCAAGAGTACCCTTGAGATTGAATATCCTTTCCATGGCAATCAACATGAACAAAACAACTTTGACCAACAAAGTAGTGACGAGGACTCCATTGAAATTTTGGACAAGTCACCTTCATGCAAGAAGAAAACTAGACCAAAATCGCCAATTATGTGTCCTCAACCACATAAGAAATTGAGAAGTGACTCAAGTGAAGGTGTTGGAACAAGCTCGAGATTCCAAAACTTGCCTAAGCATCATGTCCAATCTAGTGGTATAATTTATGAATAGATTCATTCTTTATCTTGAATTTATCCGGTGAAAATTTGAAGTCTAATGTTCATAAACATCTATGTTGTTCATTTTCCTAGAGGATACGGGTGCTAGTGCTGAATTCCGAAAAGTAAAGCACGAGCTAGAACAAGAGCAATACCAAGAGCAGGAGCAGTTAAATAGAGTTAGAAGCTTCAAATCAAATAATCCTTCTTTCAGGATTACCATGAAGTCTTCACATATTTATAGCCATTCCTTGGTGAGTCtttgataaattttgatttttatgttaataTCTTCATTTGAAGCCAAAGTATAtgcattgaaatttaaaaatgacGTGAACACTTACAGTAACGACCGTTAAAAAGAATTTAGAGGGAGTATAATGATtggttatatattttaaaagaaaatgtgacTAAACTAAGTGGTATGTGTCAAAATTAAAATGCAGTATGTCCCATCACAATTTGCTAACAATCATATGAAGAAAGAGCAAAGTGAcattcttcttcaactcttggatgGGAGAGTTTGGGATGCTAAATATTGTTCAGCAAAAATTAATGGTGGATGGAAGAAATTTGCAGTACACAACAAGTTGAAAATTGGGGATGTGTGTATTTTTGAACTAACCAAAAGCCAATACCTTACTTTGAAAGTAATAATATTTAGACTTGAGGAAGATCCACACTCCCCTTCACCTCAAGGTAAtccaacttgtttttttttctttttcctttgaaGTATTTTCCTTCATTACCTTGTTTATCTTCAAACTATAATGGTtgcatatttttctctttagaATCAATTCAACGAGACAAAGACTTCTCGGATGTTGAAAGCGAAACTATTATGACAAATAAAGGTAAATTTTAGCATCAATGTTCTGCACATATGGCGAAGTACTAGTTATAGTAACTCTTTGAGTAGTTGGGACTGATTTCTCTCCGAGGGAGAATCAGGCCGCAAATAAATTTTGAGGAATCAAATTGAGTCCTTAATCGTAGTTTTTGTATACATGGTTCAAAATTACACGCGATGCATAATAATGAAtaaactattttgtttttgtcgcGTTATGACAGAAGAGAAGGCAACCCAAAAAACTTCATTGCGGACAAAGGCTGAATTCCTTACGAATGAAGCTGAGAATCAAGCTGATAAATTCAAGTCCAAATATCCATTTTTCAAGGTCGATATTATGCCAAATCAACGAGGGCATTCTAGATTGGTAATGTTTATTATAATGAAGATTTTGCATTATGCAACCAAAAAGTGCTGTTATACTTTCAATTTTCATTAACTGTTAAAATCTTACTTGATGCAGCTTGTACCAAATTCCTTCATAACAAATTACTTGGATAACAAGGAACAGATGGTGATGTTAAAGTTTGGGAAGAAATTGTGGCTGTAAAGTTGCATTGTTATTCGAACATGAAATCAGGCCAGTTTTGTAGAGGTTGGAAGGTATTTTgggaagaaaataaattgaaaggtGGAGATGCATGTGTCTTTGAGCTCATCAAGAGGGAAGATGTTGTGCTTAATGTTCATATTTTCAGAGGCAATTGATATTTGAAGCTGTGGTTACCATAATAATTGTGCTGTACTACTACTATATTAGCTAGctaattcataaatattttgaagCAGAACACCataattaaatttgatattttttgaagATTTCTTTCACAACAAGCAGCACATGGGCGCATGTGAGAGAGGGGGAAATTTACTTTAAAAGGTCATACAACCATTTtacaatttgaaagaaaatttgtaCAAATTTACTTAACATGAGTGCTACAGACACTCACTTTTTAACACTCGTTATAATACGTacttttttattggatgaaactcACGTGGTTTCACACTTTAGACATGGatcccacataaagtggtgagatccacataaatttcatcaaataaaatagCGAGTGTTAAAGAGAGTATTGTAATGAGAATGTTCATAGCATTTCTCTTGCCTCAAAAATAACCAAATGTCATTTTCACATATAAGATCGGGAGTTGAAAGTGGAatacaataaaatttgaaatccATGTTCTCATCCGTATGGTGTGAAGTTGTGCTTGTTATGTGCGACTTCTTGTAAGGAGAAAGACGAATAGTGTGTTGCTTTACATTTTCACATATATACAAGGGTTGTTAATTTACATTTATATCCGAACCATCCACTATTTATATCTATATTGAACACGAGTTTAACATGAGTGTCACTTTTTACTTTAGAAACCGATTTTATAATGTTGAGTTAGTTTCAACCCGCCAAATTCAAACATCCTTCATCTTCTAAGCATCATGTCTTTTCAACAACACACCAGCGTTCACTATGGCCGTGGAAGTGATGCTAAGGGAATGCATTTCTACCGAACTATTCAACTTCGTGAGTTGCAAGATCAAGAGCTAGTAAGCATAATTTGAGCTTTTTTTCTTATTCGTTCATTGTTTTCATTAATCTTTTCTAAAGCATCCTCAACAATTACCGtttcatttatttctttacTAAAAAAGACACATTTTCCTATTCATtcattgtttgatttttctttgcATTAATATTTATTCCCTTTCCAACTCAATTTACTTCAATCATGGTGGTGTATTAaccttgtttttattgttgaatGAAGTTTGCTTgttaaaagaaagataaaaaaccatttttcaaaccaaattttttacccttcaaaaaaatcaagcatgtatgatttgttacatttttttttttgaaaactcggtatccgatttAATCCattaatccgaggggaccaatcccaccgtccacttgcgggggccccgtttaaagctagagcaagctctgtatggactgaTTTGTTACATATTAATCTTCATTACTGGTTCGATCACAGTCGAAACTCattggtttttgaaaatgtgCTTGCAGATGATTCCAAGAAATTTTGCAGAGAGATATTGGAAAGATGTATCAAATCCAATATCCCTTAGACTTCCAAATGAGTTTGAGTGCAAAATGTTTTGGGTACGACGTGGATACGATATTTGGTTAGTGAATTGGAAAAGATTTGCACGGTCGCTTAGATGTGGAGATCTTTTAGTTTTTCAATATAAAGGAGGGTCAGATTTTCATGTCATCATATTAGATGATAGTAAATTAGAAATCGACTATTCAAGTATGAGATGCAACGACGAACAAGATTCTAACAAGCACTttaaacaagaagaagaatgtGATGATGATTGTGTTGAGATTTTGAGTGATATTGCTACACCTCAAGGAACAAACATtgacaagaatttttttttgactgcAGCCCAGCAAAAAAATACAGGCAAGTACATCTACTTCATTTGATTTATacataacatatataatttttttactaaaaaagtgataatagtttaatttttattatgtgttctattatttgttaatttcgtcataaaatctaaataaaatagatataagTGAGATATATTCATCTAGCCCAATAAAACTCATTAGCCATGTTCATTAAAAAGGCAAAGAAAAGAAGGAAGAAGGAGAGCAGCTAAGATGGACTAGGTTCCTAATCCCTACCGGCAGTCGGAGCCTTCGTCGTCGCCGTCAGCCTCCATGGCGGCCTTATCCGTTCCAGTCTCCTTGTTCTTCTCGCCTGCTTTCACCACAACTTCGGACGACCTGCCACCGTGTTCAGCCCCTATCCACACTCATCGgtccatctctctctctcactcacattttttttttctctttctgcGTTTATTTTCCTCTCCTCGTAGTGTGCCTCGTGTACACCATTTCAGGATATAGGGTAAAAAGTGCAAGTAAGGTTGATGACCCTtgatttctttatattttatttgggttaaatttgtttataattacttcatatataaatatagcaacttttcattttaaaaaatttcttcgcctttttgtttccaaaaaattttcatcacctcttttatgtgttttttcaatgaaatattTCGCGAATATAATTtaagttttgttaaaaaaggGGGAGGGGGGGATTGttataattcatgttttgtaCAACTTGATGCTCTCAAACTCATTTTTCAGAACAAATAATTCTAAGAGGGTTAACTGGATGTACATTTTTTCAATTCTCGAACTCAATAAGGAGAAcggttttaaaacaaaacacttttattttaaaaaaaaaaattttaatttgcattcaacaataaggagaaaaaaaagtatttttaaagttaacacaaaGTCTACAAAATTAATTAGAGGTAACCGTTTTCGAATTGATATTGTAAGCTGTTAATACCTTCTTTAGGCATAATCGACTCATGAACCTAAAATATGATTTCAaggacaattttttctttttaggtttTTCAACGACAATTTATCTCAAATTTTATTGTTAATaattatattacattttttataaaattcaaagttttaaacaaattattcattttatgatttttttcctCACTTTGTTAcagcttttttttattaaaaaatgagaccacaaaaagaaaattcttaAATTAAGCTTTTTTAAATAGCTTCTATcacaaattgttatttttatagattattaaaaaaaatattgttataaataaatagaaaatattttgttttttaaatctCTAAAGTTGAATTGTGTGCCTTGCAATTAATGAGAATATACATTCACTATGTGTAGGTACTAACAAAGGAAGCATGACTAAGAAAGCAAAGAGGTGTTCAATAACTGGAGTGGTTAATGAGAAATCCAATAATGGAAATCCAAGTTTTGAACTTAAATTGACACGAAGTTATGTCCATGGCCGTTTATGTGTAAGTTTACTCTTTAAAATGTCTACTAATTTTTGGCTTTAATTAATATCTCTAACAAACCAAGAATTGAAACAGTGGATACCAACAAAGTTTTCAAGAGAATACTTGAACGAGTTCGAAGGGTTTGCAAGGTTAAGGGTTGGTGAGGATAGAGCTTGGAAGGTGAATGTGAAGTTTGATTATGGTAAAAGATGTTCTATTCTGAATGTAGGTTGGAATTTATTTACCAAAGATAATAACTTGCAAGTTGGTGATGTGTGTAAGTTTGAGATGACTCAATCCGAACCACTTTCATTTGATATTTCTATTTCTCGAGTTAGAGAGGAACCAAGCCCTAACAAATTGCAAGGTTTTTCTTACTTTCTTcattatttgtttgttattaaaatttgttgttttttactATTGATATTTGATCAACatttattaatcaatttttcaCTAATTTCTTAAATTCCTTTTATAACTTGTTAGGTTATGAAAAAGAGATATCTTCAACAAATTCAGGAGGTTCTAATGTGATGAAACATAACACATACGAGCTTTTTGTGAATTCCTCCTACCCGGTATGATTAATTACTTACACAAAATGTGGTAACTATGTGTATGTTTGTGTATATATAGATAGAGATGTTATAATTATAAAACTACATATGTCTAGTTAATGATATATTTGTTTGCATTTGCAGTTTGTACctgatgatttttttgaataGACATATAGAATGACGTGGAAAATTTAAGGAGTTGGAATGATTGCAAATTGGAGATTGGAGACACTTGATGCTTTTAGTTGATTGATGAGGAAAAGAAAATTAGTTAAAGTTTCATTTGAAAGAGATACTCAAGAACATTTATTCATGTTATGTTATTTCTATGATTTGTAAGAAACTATATTTCGTAGGAATTCTCATCAGTATCATATCAATATTTCGACTAATGCAGTAATGTTTAGTTTGTTATTCTTTATGTTTCGGTATTCTCTCTGTATTTAATTCTCTTATCAATGCATATGCATTCTTCCAACCCTACATGGTGAGAGATAATTTGCAGATGGATGAGAACATTGCTTAGCTTTGTTTAAAGTTTATACTTTAAACTACAACTCAATTGTGGTTGGTTTAACcggttcatttttttttttatcatgaaaaataaaaaattttga is from Medicago truncatula cultivar Jemalong A17 chromosome 1, MtrunA17r5.0-ANR, whole genome shotgun sequence and encodes:
- the LOC25482710 gene encoding B3 domain-containing protein REM17, with the translated sequence MATVDAEISVGDGDRRKRTKDEREGEQVDVQGRIGKQREWELIRLKDKIYSVEYFLDLEKYKVNVCGLNIKNLTFFYNTIRVVLRDKNSTTMTSKRGNKHTLSASTIRFFRVITTPILQDGKLMIPKGFTRDHMSDMLNPVFLKTPDGKKWEMCTTKINGDIWFQKGWKEFATYYSLDHGHMVLFQYEENSHFVVHIFSKSTLEIEYPFHGNQHEQNNFDQQSSDEDSIEILDKSPSCKKKTRPKSPIMCPQPHKKLRSDSSEGVGTSSRFQNLPKHHVQSSEDTGASAEFRKVKHELEQEQYQEQEQLNRVRSFKSNNPSFRITMKSSHIYSHSLYVPSQFANNHMKKEQSDILLQLLDGRVWDAKYCSAKINGGWKKFAVHNKLKIGDVCIFELTKSQYLTLKVIIFRLEEDPHSPSPQESIQRDKDFSDVESETIMTNKEEKATQKTSLRTKAEFLTNEAENQADKFKSKYPFFKVDIMPNQRGHSRLLVPNSFITNYLDNKEQMMIPRNFAERYWKDVSNPISLRLPNEFECKMFWVRRGYDIWLVNWKRFARSLRCGDLLVFQYKGGSDFHVIILDDSKLEIDYSSMRCNDEQDSNKHFKQEEECDDDCVEILSDIATPQGTNIDKNFFLTAAQQKNTGTNKGSMTKKAKRCSITGVVNEKSNNGNPSFELKLTRSYVHGRLCWIPTKFSREYLNEFEGFARLRVGEDRAWKVNVKFDYGKRCSILNVGWNLFTKDNNLQVGDVCKFEMTQSEPLSFDISISRVREEPSPNKLQGYEKEISSTNSGGSNVMKHNTYELFVNSSYPFVPDDFFE